The DNA segment AACAACTATTTGTTGTTTTCTGATTTAAATTTGGGGCTAACTCCATCAGTTCGGCCTGTGTTAGAGCTGCTGAAACGGACCTTGGAAATACTAAACGGTTAATAAATAACCTTAGTTGTCAAGGATTTTTTAGTTCAGTAACGTGGCTCTAACGCGGTGGAAATCCACTCGAACTGTTGAGATGGCCCCTCCAATAGAGTTGTAAAATTTTAAGGATTTAATTCCGTTTTTGAATCTTtacaataattaatttttttttgaattgtcCAATTGGAAACTTACAGTGATAAACCATTCTTCATGAAAGGAATGAATCTAACACATCTGAACTGAATTGTTAATTCTCTAATGTCCGACTTTGTCCTATAGCACAAACCCAATTAAGATTCCACGGATCATAAACTATATACAGGCTTTACATCAAATTAGAATTACAACTTCATTAGAAGGGAAGAACTCACTTGACACCGAGACTGTTTTGCAGCGAATTGAAGGATCTGCTATAGGCCTTCACTTGAAACCTACATTCATCAAGCACAACCCATAAGCACAAACACAGACATTATCCTATAATGAAAAGGGGATAACGGATACCCTTGTTGGCCTATATTTTTAGCT comes from the Euphorbia lathyris chromosome 5, ddEupLath1.1, whole genome shotgun sequence genome and includes:
- the LOC136228626 gene encoding origin of replication complex subunit 6-like is translated as MRKRRTNYESVEILKGFYYARRPQIPRFQVKAYSRSFNSLQNSLGVKTKSDIRELTIQFRCVRFIPFMKNGLSLFQAIFDRQTAIREGL